One window from the genome of Gemmatimonadaceae bacterium encodes:
- a CDS encoding peptidylprolyl isomerase — MTRVRSLATLALVSLAACDGLKEAFSSHVDVAAQAGSQELSVQTLADLLGKSRVPVRKEVAQSIAETWVNYQLLGIAAAANDSINDPKLIDDVMWPVYTNAKIQKFYKQVSEKWTVDTSDATAAAAYEKSDLLSARHILFQVAPGQEGDTLATLKKAEGVLAKTTAANFAALAKQHGSDGTKDVGGDLGVFQPQQMVPEFSKAIAALKPGEIGPLVRTQFGYHIVRRNTYAEAKAQFLQEFVKRQRFVAESTYIAGLEKEGNIQIKPGSEKVVKAVAANLSEHENDNTVVATTKLGNFTAARVAKWINGFPNPDQLRGQIAQAPDSMMLIFVRNLTRNELVLDAADKAKIAADTAEMNEIRTSFKALVGNVWSGLGVNPTALADSAKDKAAKERLAAARVDAYLGKLVNGEAQFVEVPAPLVQALHQKFDWKINQAALDKAVTAAQPIRAKADSARAAQTPPSAVPVPGAAPVPPSPTDTTLHK; from the coding sequence ATGACTCGAGTTCGCTCCCTCGCCACGCTCGCCCTCGTCTCGCTCGCCGCGTGCGATGGACTGAAAGAGGCCTTCTCCTCGCACGTCGACGTGGCCGCGCAGGCGGGCTCGCAGGAGCTCTCCGTGCAGACGCTCGCCGACCTCCTCGGCAAGTCGCGCGTCCCCGTCCGCAAGGAAGTCGCGCAGAGCATCGCCGAGACGTGGGTGAACTACCAGCTCCTTGGCATCGCCGCCGCCGCCAACGACTCGATCAACGATCCAAAGCTGATCGACGACGTCATGTGGCCGGTGTACACCAACGCCAAGATCCAGAAGTTCTACAAGCAGGTCTCGGAGAAGTGGACCGTCGACACCAGCGACGCCACCGCCGCCGCGGCCTACGAGAAGAGTGACCTCCTCTCGGCGCGCCACATCCTGTTCCAGGTGGCGCCGGGGCAGGAAGGGGACACGCTGGCCACGCTTAAGAAGGCCGAGGGCGTCCTCGCCAAGACCACCGCCGCCAACTTTGCCGCGCTCGCCAAGCAGCACGGCTCCGATGGCACCAAGGACGTCGGCGGCGATCTCGGCGTCTTCCAGCCGCAGCAGATGGTACCGGAGTTCTCCAAGGCCATTGCCGCGCTCAAGCCCGGCGAGATCGGTCCGCTGGTCCGCACGCAGTTCGGCTATCACATCGTGCGCCGCAACACCTACGCCGAGGCCAAGGCGCAGTTCCTCCAGGAGTTCGTGAAGCGCCAGCGCTTCGTGGCCGAGAGCACCTACATCGCCGGGCTGGAGAAGGAAGGGAACATCCAGATCAAGCCGGGCTCGGAGAAGGTGGTCAAGGCGGTCGCCGCCAACCTGTCCGAGCACGAGAACGACAACACCGTCGTTGCCACCACGAAGCTCGGCAACTTCACCGCCGCCCGTGTGGCCAAGTGGATCAACGGCTTCCCGAACCCGGACCAGCTGCGCGGCCAGATTGCGCAGGCGCCGGATTCGATGATGCTGATCTTTGTCCGCAACCTCACGCGCAACGAGCTCGTGCTCGACGCGGCCGACAAGGCGAAGATCGCCGCCGACACCGCCGAGATGAACGAGATCCGCACTTCGTTCAAGGCGCTGGTCGGCAACGTCTGGTCCGGCCTTGGCGTGAACCCCACGGCGCTCGCCGATAGCGCCAAGGACAAGGCGGCCAAGGAACGACTCGCCGCCGCGCGCGTCGACGCGTACCTGGGCAAGCTCGTGAATGGGGAGGCCCAGTTCGTCGAGGTTCCGGCTCCGCTCGTGCAGGCGCTGCACCAGAAGTTCGACTGGAAGATCAACCAGGCCGCGCTCGACAAGGCGGTCACGGCTGCCCAGCCCATCCGCGCCAAGGCCGACTCGGCCCGCGCCGCGCAGACGCCGCCGTCGGCCGTCCCGGTTCCAGGGGCAGCGCCGGTACCGCCTTCGCCCACAGACACCACGTTGCACAAGTAG
- the mfd gene encoding transcription-repair coupling factor: protein MALPTILDAVERLGAFARVANAFPSAGARVAVSGLPGSSDAVVVAALARRFTQRFFVVVTDTVPDAERWLADLQVLVDDAHAALYPPREGFGEVEPHAEIAGERVETLEKVSRGAVRVLLTTSRALLERTALPRALGSARLELRKGDVKRPEALAEHLESIGFERVEMVDDVAQFSIRGGIFDIYSFGMAEPVRLEFWGDEVVELRHFELGSQRSTRDASVAVILPVDGAGGEMALGSERVSILELFPPDTVVVLPDESHIPPELARTWEEAQHHADLARRRGEDVIAREHLFVPPAEVTKALGAFGRIAAADPQREKECITFPIRAPESIARDIKLLRRVVRDGTPTIILCDNPGQAERLDELLNEEAEFRAPASLVIGVLNGGFVVPPGVKTRGREDEKTSESNDPSSSRPPVFSSSGDAKGLRVLTDHEIFRRDRRLRRARRYATGAALETITALKPGDYVVHLEHGVGIYRGIEQLFVRESTIEVAVIEYEGGDRLNVPLYRIDQIERYRSGVDVGDDAPPPRLHKLGGRRWAQQREKTRAAIEEMTQELLVLYARRHIASRAPHLPDTAWQRQVESSFLFEDTPDQRKATQDVKGDMEKPRPMDRLLVGDVGYGKTEVAIRAAFKAVQSGRQVAVLVPTTILAEQHFRTFSERLADFPIRIAVVSRFQTPKEQAIIIAELAAGKVDIVIGTHRLLSDDVVFGALGLIVIDEEHRFGVKHKEKLKQLKLETDVLTLTATPIPRTLHLSLAGLRDMTLMQTPPRDRSPVLTFVEPWDDGLIEEGIARELDRGGQVFFVHNRVETIEAIADHVRRVIPRARVAVGHGQMREKDLEDVMRRFVAGSVDVLVSTLIVESGLDVPNANTMFVNRADHFGLAQLYQLRGRVGRSHRRAYCYLLVPDRIDEDAERRLQVLEHHTELGAGYRVALKDLELRGAGNLLGAEQSGHVHAVGFELYLRMLEEAVRRVQAGDAAPKAVPTDVSLDLPSYLPDDYIASAEAKLDIYRRLTNIAEPGAIEELKREVRDRFGPLPPAAQHLFAAAMLRLVGGEMGIEGIMVHGDEARVTFRDSAVPRLKGLNAAFGEVQFRADVRRVHPLSLKLTRLGGAGILDGLVRALNMLRPNETARAG from the coding sequence ATGGCCCTCCCCACAATCCTCGACGCGGTCGAACGCCTGGGCGCCTTTGCCCGCGTCGCCAACGCCTTTCCCTCGGCGGGCGCGCGCGTCGCCGTCTCGGGGTTGCCTGGCTCCAGCGACGCCGTCGTCGTGGCGGCGCTCGCCCGCCGCTTCACGCAACGCTTCTTCGTCGTCGTCACCGATACCGTCCCCGACGCCGAGCGCTGGCTCGCCGACCTGCAGGTGCTGGTGGACGACGCGCACGCCGCGCTCTACCCCCCGCGCGAGGGCTTTGGCGAGGTGGAGCCGCACGCCGAGATCGCCGGCGAGCGCGTCGAGACGCTGGAGAAGGTGTCGCGCGGCGCGGTGCGCGTCCTCCTCACCACCTCGCGCGCCCTCCTCGAGCGCACCGCGCTCCCTCGCGCGTTAGGCTCGGCGCGCCTCGAACTGCGAAAGGGCGATGTCAAGCGCCCGGAAGCGCTCGCCGAGCACCTGGAGTCGATCGGCTTCGAGCGTGTCGAGATGGTGGACGACGTGGCGCAGTTCTCCATACGAGGCGGGATCTTCGACATCTACTCGTTTGGCATGGCCGAGCCGGTGCGCCTCGAGTTCTGGGGCGACGAGGTCGTCGAACTGCGTCACTTCGAGCTGGGGTCGCAGCGATCCACGCGCGACGCCAGCGTCGCCGTCATCCTTCCGGTGGACGGTGCCGGCGGGGAGATGGCGCTGGGGAGTGAGCGCGTCTCGATCCTCGAACTCTTCCCGCCAGACACCGTCGTCGTCCTCCCCGACGAATCGCACATCCCGCCCGAGCTGGCGCGCACGTGGGAGGAGGCGCAGCACCACGCCGACCTCGCGCGACGTCGCGGCGAGGACGTCATCGCGCGCGAGCACCTCTTTGTCCCACCGGCCGAGGTGACCAAGGCGTTAGGCGCCTTTGGCCGCATTGCCGCCGCCGACCCGCAGCGCGAGAAGGAGTGCATCACCTTCCCCATCCGAGCACCGGAGAGCATCGCCCGCGACATCAAGCTTCTGCGCCGCGTGGTGCGCGATGGGACGCCGACCATCATCCTCTGCGACAACCCCGGGCAGGCCGAGCGCCTGGACGAGTTGCTCAATGAAGAGGCGGAGTTCCGCGCCCCGGCCTCCCTCGTGATCGGAGTGCTCAATGGGGGCTTTGTCGTCCCCCCGGGGGTGAAGACGAGAGGACGAGAAGACGAGAAGACGAGTGAGAGCAATGATCCCTCGTCTTCTCGTCCTCCCGTCTTCTCGTCTTCCGGCGACGCGAAGGGACTTCGCGTCCTGACCGACCACGAGATCTTCCGCCGCGACCGGCGCCTGCGCCGCGCCCGTCGTTATGCAACCGGCGCCGCGCTCGAGACCATCACCGCGCTCAAGCCGGGCGACTATGTGGTCCACCTCGAGCACGGCGTGGGGATCTATCGCGGCATCGAGCAGCTCTTCGTGCGCGAGAGCACCATCGAGGTCGCGGTCATCGAGTACGAAGGCGGCGATCGCCTCAACGTTCCGCTCTATCGCATCGACCAGATCGAGCGGTACCGCTCGGGGGTCGACGTGGGCGACGATGCGCCGCCCCCGAGGCTGCACAAGCTGGGCGGGCGCCGCTGGGCGCAACAGCGCGAGAAGACGCGCGCCGCCATCGAGGAGATGACGCAGGAGCTCCTCGTACTCTACGCGCGCCGGCACATCGCGTCGCGAGCGCCGCACCTCCCCGACACGGCGTGGCAGCGTCAGGTGGAGTCGTCGTTCCTGTTCGAGGATACGCCGGACCAGCGCAAGGCAACACAGGACGTGAAGGGGGACATGGAGAAGCCGCGCCCCATGGATCGCCTCCTCGTGGGCGACGTCGGCTACGGCAAGACCGAGGTTGCCATCCGCGCCGCCTTCAAGGCGGTGCAGAGCGGGCGCCAGGTCGCCGTCCTGGTCCCCACCACCATCCTCGCCGAGCAGCACTTCCGCACCTTCTCCGAGCGCCTGGCCGACTTCCCGATCCGCATTGCCGTCGTCTCGCGCTTCCAGACGCCGAAGGAGCAGGCGATCATCATCGCCGAGCTGGCCGCCGGGAAGGTCGACATCGTCATCGGGACGCACCGCCTCCTCTCCGATGATGTCGTCTTTGGCGCGTTAGGGCTCATCGTCATCGACGAGGAGCACCGCTTCGGCGTGAAGCACAAGGAGAAGCTCAAGCAGCTCAAGCTCGAGACCGACGTCCTCACGCTCACCGCCACGCCGATCCCGCGCACGTTGCACCTGTCGCTGGCCGGGCTGCGCGACATGACGCTGATGCAGACGCCGCCCAGGGACCGCTCGCCCGTCCTCACCTTCGTGGAGCCGTGGGACGATGGGCTCATCGAGGAAGGAATCGCGCGCGAACTCGATCGCGGCGGCCAGGTCTTCTTCGTGCACAATCGCGTCGAGACCATCGAGGCAATCGCCGACCACGTGCGACGCGTGATCCCGCGCGCCCGCGTGGCGGTGGGTCACGGGCAGATGCGCGAGAAGGACCTCGAGGACGTCATGCGGCGCTTCGTGGCCGGCAGCGTCGACGTCCTCGTCTCGACGCTCATCGTGGAGTCGGGGCTCGACGTCCCCAACGCCAACACGATGTTCGTCAACCGCGCCGACCACTTCGGGCTCGCCCAGCTCTACCAGCTGCGCGGACGTGTCGGGCGCTCGCATCGGCGCGCCTACTGCTATCTCCTCGTCCCCGATCGCATCGACGAGGATGCGGAGCGCCGGCTGCAAGTGCTCGAGCATCACACCGAACTCGGCGCCGGTTATCGCGTGGCGCTCAAGGACCTGGAACTGCGCGGCGCGGGGAACCTCCTCGGCGCCGAGCAGTCGGGGCATGTGCACGCCGTCGGCTTCGAGCTGTATCTCCGCATGCTGGAGGAGGCGGTGCGGCGCGTGCAGGCGGGCGATGCCGCGCCCAAGGCCGTCCCCACCGACGTCTCGCTCGACCTCCCGTCGTACCTCCCCGACGACTACATCGCCTCGGCAGAGGCAAAGCTCGACATCTACCGACGACTGACCAACATCGCCGAACCGGGGGCCATCGAGGAGCTCAAGCGCGAAGTCCGCGATCGCTTTGGCCCGCTCCCGCCTGCCGCGCAGCATCTCTTCGCCGCCGCGATGCTGCGCCTCGTGGGGGGGGAGATGGGGATCGAGGGGATCATGGTGCACGGCGACGAAGCCCGTGTTACCTTTCGCGACTCCGCGGTGCCACGCCTCAAGGGGCTCAACGCGGCGTTCGGGGAGGTGCAGTTCCGCGCCGATGTGCGGCGTGTACACCCGCTCTCCCTCAAGCTCACGCGACTGGGCGGCGCCGGGATCCTGGATGGGCTCGTGCGCGCCCTCAACATGCTGCGCCCGAACGAGACGGCGCGCGCCGGGTAG